From Choloepus didactylus isolate mChoDid1 chromosome 25 unlocalized genomic scaffold, mChoDid1.pri SUPER_25_unloc1, whole genome shotgun sequence, a single genomic window includes:
- the LOC119525428 gene encoding renin receptor-like → MVVLVLLSLVVMGVLGDEFSILRSPGSVVFRDGNWPIPAERIPDVAALSMGFSVKEELSWPGLAVGNLLHRPRATVMVMVKGVDKLALPPGSVISYPLENAVPFSLDSVANSIHSLFSEETPVVLQLAPSEERVYMVGKANSVFEELSITLRQLHNRLFQENSVLNSLPLNSLSRNNEVDLLFLSERQVLHDISSLLSRHKHLAKDHSPDLYSLELAGLDEIGKRYGEDSEQFRDASKILVDELQKFADDMYNLYGGNAVIELVTIKSFDTALMRKMRTILEAKPTGNPASPYNLAYKYNFEYSVVFNMVLWIMIALALAVIITSYSIWNMDPGYDSTIYRMTNQKILMD, encoded by the coding sequence ATGGTTGTGCTCGTGCTCCTGTCCCTGGTGGTGATGGGTGTTTTGGGGGATGAGTTTAGTATATTAAGATCACCAGGGTCTGTTGTTTTCCGAGATGGAAATTGGCCGATACCTGCAGAGCGCATCCCGGATGTGGCTGCATTGTCCATGGGCTTCTCTGTGAAAGAAGAGCTTTCTTGGCCGGGACTTGCAGTGGGTAACCTACTCCATCGTCCTCGAGCTACTGTTATGGTGATGGTGAAGGGAGTGGACAAGCTGGCTCTACCCCCAGGTAGTGTCATCTCATACCCTTTGGAGAACGCAGTTCCTTTTAGTCTTGACAGCGTTGCAAATTCCATTCATTCCCTATTTTCGGAAGAAACTCCTGTAGTTTTGCAGTTGGCTCCCAGTGAGGAAAGAGTGTATATGGTGGGGAAGGCAAACTCTGTTTTCGAAGAACTTTCAATAACATTACGACAGCTCCATAATCGCCTGTTTCAAGAGAACTCTGTTCTCAATTCACTTCCCCTCAATTCTCTGAGCAGGAACAATGAAGTTGACCTACTCTTTCTTTCTGAACGGCAAGTGCTGCACGATATTTCAAGTTTGTTGTCTCGACATAAGCATCTAGCCAAGGATCATTCTCCTGATTTATATTCACTGGAGCTGGCAGGCTTGGATGAAATTGGGAAACGTTACGGGGAAGACTCTGAACAGTTCAGAGATGCTTCTAAGATTCTTGTTGATGAACTGCAaaagtttgcagatgacatgtacAATCTTTATGGTGGGAATGCAGTGATAGAATTAGTGACTATAAAGTCATTTGACACGGCTCTTATGAGGAAGATGAGGACTATCCTTGAGGCAAAACCAACGGGCAACCCAGCAAGTCCCTATAACCTTGCATATAAGTATAATTTTGAATATTCAGTGGTTTTCAACATGGTACTTTGGATAATGATCGCCTTGGCCTTGGCTGTGATTATTACCTCTTACAGTATTTGGAACATGGATCCTGGATATGATAGCACCATTTATAGGATGACAAACCAGAAGATTCTAATGGATTGA